One Diabrotica virgifera virgifera chromosome 3, PGI_DIABVI_V3a genomic window carries:
- the LOC114342981 gene encoding glycine N-methyltransferase: protein MAQANVITTRSLGTASEGIRDQYADGKAAKVWEVFIGDKNSRTQNYKNFLVGLLKRKGCKRILDVACGTGIDSIMLLEEGFEVVSVDASDKMLKYALKSRWNRRKEPAFDKWVIEEANWVSLYDDIEDLVGNGFDAVICLGNSFAHLLDNYGDQREQMRALMNFEKCVKPGGLLLIDHRNYDDIIDTGRTAPKCIYYNSYHTTDIKTSVLYIAGKAALVTLDYLIDISAENGKRDTVIEDSVSEFRLSYYPHRLKVFNEMLRKSFGENSEYKIFGDFKRLEEIDVPNFYIHVIEKSSTIF, encoded by the exons ATGGCACAAGCTAATGTTATCACCACGAGATCTCTTGGTACGGCATCTGAAGGTATTAGAGATCAGTACGCCGATGGAAAGGCAGCAAAAGTTTGGGAAGTCTTCATTGGAGACAAAAACTCCAGAACTCAAAACTACAAGAACTTTTTGGTGGGATTATTGAAGAGGAAGGGATGCAAAAGAATTTTGGATGTAGCTTGCGGAACGGG TATTGACTCTATAATGTTACTGGAAGAAGGATTTGAAGTGGTGTCTGTGGATGCTTCggataaaatgttaaaatatgccCTTAAATCACGATGGAATAGACGAAAAGAACCAGCATTCGACAAATGGG tTATCGAAGAAGCGAACTGGGTATCATTATACGACGACATCGAAGACCTAGTAGGGAATGGTTTTGATGCTGTCATTTGCTTAGGAAACTCATTTGCCCATTTACTTGACAACTACGGAGACCAAAGAGAACAGATGCGAGCATTAATGAACTTTGAAAAGTGTGTAAAGCCAGGCGGTTTACTCTTGATCGACCACAgaaattatgatgatattatagaTACCGGAAGGACAGCACCAAAATGTATTTACTATAAC agTTATCACACCACAGATATTAAAACATCAGTATTGTATATTGCTGGGAAGGCAGCTTTAGTAACCCTAGATTATTTAATTGACATATCAGCAGAGAATGGCAAGCGAGATACTGTGATAGAAGACTCAGTAAG cgAATTCCGTCTTTCCTATTATCCACACAGATTGAAAGTTTTCAACGAGATGTTAAGAAAATCCTTTGGCGAAAATTCTGAATACAAAATCTTTGGAGATTTTAAACGTTTGGAAGAGATCGACGTACCAAACTTTTATATCCACGTCATTGAAAAAAGTTCTACTATTTTTTAA